TGCCCGAGCGAACAGCGACCCAGCAGCGACTCCAGATCCCCGACCCCGCCGCCCAGGAGGACGGTGCGTTCACCCGGCTGACGAACCTCAAAGCCATCGCGGACGAACTGTCCCGCGACCCGGAACACGTCCACCGCTACGTCCAGCGGGAGTTCGGGACCAACGGCGACTTCGACGGCGACCGGAGCCGCTACAACGGCACCTTCTCCGCCGCCGACTTCGAGGCCGTGCTCGACGCCTACGCCGAGGAGTACGTGATCTGTTCGGAGTGTGGCCTGCCCGACACCAAACTCACCACCGAGGACCGGACGCAGATGCTCCGGTGTGAGGCCTGCGGTGCCTTCCGCCCGGTCGACAAGCGCTCGACGAAATCGTCGAGTCAGAGCAACACCGCCACCCTCGAAGAGGGCGAGACCTACCAGGTAAAGATCACCGGGATGGGGCGCAAAGGCGACGGCGTCGCCGAGAAAGGCAAGTACCGCATCTTCGTCCCCGGCACGAGCGAGGGCGACGTGGTGCAGGTCTACATCGACAACATCAGCGGGACGCTGGCCTTCGCCCGCCCGGTGCAGTAACCTATTCGACGGTTACGGCCACCGTCCGGTTTCGCTGCTCGCCGTCGATTCTGGCGTGGATCGTGATATCGTAGGTACCCCGATCAGCGTCCGCGTTCGCGACGACCGGGAGTGTCGTCGTGACGGTCGTGCCGTTCCACGACCAGGACGGGGGGTACGTCGTCCACGTGGTTTCGGGTGGCGGCGAGTGGGACGCGTTTCCGTAGTCGATGCTAACCGAGTCAGAGGCGATCGGCTCGACGCGGAGCGTGCTCGCGTTCGTCACGTCGATCGTGAGCGTCCCCGTCTCGCCCGGTGTGATCGCCGGCGCATCGATGGCCAGCTCCCGTTCCGACTCGTCGGTCAGCTCGGTCGGCGTCGAATTCCCGGCCCCACCACAACCGGCCAGCAGGACACAACCGACGACGGCGAGAAGCGCGATTCGTCGGGGCACGAGTTCGAATCCAGATTTCAGCAGTAGCCACAAAAAGTTACTGTATTGAGAGGTAACGAACCGCATCTTACTTACTCGCGCCGTCGCTGAGGTTTACTCGAATGGACGACCCGGTTTTACTCACGGGTGCTGGCGGGCGCGTCGGCGAGGCGATTCTGCAGGGCCTCGGCGAGGCCTACGACTGGCGGCTCCTCTATCACAATCCGCCGGACGAAGAGCCCGACCACGAGTATCTCGTCGGTGACGTGATCGACGAGGAGACGGTCCGGGAGGCCGTCGACGGCGTGGGGGCGATCATCCACCTCGCCGGCGACCCGCGGCCATCCGCACCCTGGAAGAGCGTCCTGTCGAACAACATCGACGGGACCCAGAAGATGTACGAGGCAGCGGTCGAGGCCGGCGTCGAACGGTTCGTCTACGCCTCCTCGAACCACGCCGTCGGCGCGTTCGAGACCGACGAGCGCACCCCCGAGATGTACCGCCCCCACGACGACTACCGACTCGACGGGACCGAACTCCCCCGGCCCGGCAACCTCTACGGCGTCTCGAAAGCCACCGGCGAGGTCCTCGGCCGGTACTACCACGACGAACACGGGATCAAAGTCTGTAACGTCCGGATCGGCAACCTCACCGAGGGCCACCCGCCGATCGACTACGAGCGTGGCCAGGCCATGTGGCTCTCTTACCCCGACTGCGCCCACCTCCACGAGCGCACGCTGGAAGCCGACTACGAGTTCGAGATCGTCTACGGGATTTCGGACAACGACCGCAAGTACTACTCGCTGGAGCGAGCGAAGGAAGCGCTGGGCTACGACCCACAGGACAACAGTGCGGAGTGGGACGGCGACGAACACGTCGCCGACTACGAGCGCTAGAAGAGCCCGTCCACGTCCGTTTCTCGCCGCTGTCGCCGTTCGACGCGTTCCGAGAGCCGCTGGTAGACGATTCCGCGATTCGTCCCGTCCCGGGCGAAGTCCATGACGAAGGTGACGAAGGGGCTGGTGCCCTCGCCCGCGTCCAGATCGGTTCGAGCGTACTCGATTCCCCGTTCGAGGACCGACTCGTCGAACGGACCGTCCTCGGCGTAGACCGTGGCGGCAGTGGCGCTCTCCTGAAAGTCCAGATCGTCGGGCAGAACCACCTCGCCCTCGTGTGTGAGTTCGAGCGGGGATCCTCGCTCGATCCGTTCGGGATCCGCACGGAGTGCGGGCAGATACTCCCGGACGGCGGCCACGTCGACGCCGCGGTAGTCGGCCGGGAGGTCGGCGAGGTACTCGCCGGCGCTCTCGGCCAGCCCCGTCGCGCCCGCCCAGTTACGCTCCGTGGCGTGGTGGACCGCCGCGGTGAACTGGATGAGGCCGTGGAGGAACCGCTCGTCGTCGGTCCCGGTGTCGAGCGCGAGCCAGTGATCCTCCCAGGCGTCGTGGGCCTCGTGGTAGTCCCCCGCGTTGTAGATGGCGATCCCCACACGGAGCGCCGTCTCCATACCCGGTCCTCGGGCCGTTCCGGGGAAAGGGTTTGTGACCCGCACACCACATATAAATCGCCGTGAGATATACGCGTGTTTTTATAACAATTCACGGCTGGTTGTAAAAATACACTCAGATAGAGCCCGAAATTAATATACCGGGCTTCTACCGGTCTCCCTCGTGATCCAGTTCGGGCGGTCGGTGCCCGCGGAGATCGGCGTCGGTGTCGTCTCGGCGACCGCGGCGTGACTATTACTTATATACCCGAGGTGTTAGGGGGACAGTTTATACCGAATCCTGCTTATAAATACGTCAGTCAGACTTAAAAACTGCCGTATATGAACGTGGAAATAACTAATCGGGGATAGTGGCTGGGGTGGAGTGATGTCTGACCATTCAGACAGAGAGAGGGGGAGCAGTTCACGGATCGACAGACGGAGCGTGCTGCGGGGGATCGCCGCGGGCGGTACGGCGGCGGTCGGTGTCGGTGCGATGAGCGGAACCGCGTCGGCGGCCGAAGAGCAGTGTGCGTTCGGTCTCAACCTCGAAGAGGCACCGGACGAGTACCCGGTCGTCGAGCGGGATCCGGGATTCCTCGGGATCGGTGCCGGCGGCCTGTCCGAGACCGGGGACGTTCCGGAGGGGGAAGACGAAGTCGTCGTCTACATCCACGGCTGGCTGGAGTTGTTCACCGGCGGCGCGGCCGATCAGGGGTACACGCTCCAGCGGGCGCTCCGGGACGCCGGGTCCGACATCGCGACGCTCGCGTACAACTACCCGAGCAGTAGCCCCAACTGGTGGGGCCAGAAGGACGGCGCGGAGACGTCCGGCCGCGAGTTCGCGTCGTGGTTGCAGAGCTATCGGGAGGAGAACCCGGACACCGATGTTCGACTGATCGTCCACTCGCTGGGTGCCCGCGCCGGTGCCGGACTGCTGGACGAACTCGTCAACGAGATGGGTGGGGAGCCGGTTCGGTCGCTGGAGATCCTCGGGGGTGCGATCTCCCGCGAGGCCGTGACCGTCGACGGCGAGTTCGGCGATGCGCTGGCCAACGGGGCCGAGGAGGTCAACAACTACTGGAGCAGCGGCGACAACATCTTAGACGAGATCTTCCAGATCGGCGAGTTCGGCACGGAAGCCGTCGGTGCGAAGGGCGCGCCGGAGGACGCCGAGACGCCAGACAACTACAACGACATCGACGTGACCGGAATCGTCAGGGGCCACTGCCTCTACTACGACCCCGACCGGGGCTGTATCGACACCGTCGTCGAGAACTTCCCGGAGGGGTTCCAGGGCGGCGGCGACCCCGGTGACAAGTTCGACGACTGGTTCTGACCGGCATTCAGACAGCCTTTTTTCTGCGGCGACAGGGCTATACGTCGAGTCGCCCACGGTATCACAACGGCGGCTTCCGGCCGCCGGCCCGGGGATCGACCATGTCGTGGCTACCGCTCGATGCGCTGTCGATGGGGACGGACGCACCGCAGGAGTTCCCGATGATACGCGACGGGGAGCTTCGCGGCTCCTTCCCGCCGGACCCGTCGGAGCTGGTGGTGTACGTCCACGGCTGGCTCGAAGGGATGACCGGCGACGCGGCCGCACAGGCCAACGCCGTGGCCGGGGCCGTCGAGGCGCTGGGGTACGACGCCACGGTGGTCGGGTTCACGTACCCGGCGAACCTGCCGCTGTGGTACCCGAGCAAGACGATCGCCGCGCGGAAAGGGCGGGAACTCGCCGCCTGGGTACAGGCCTTCAGCGCGGAATGCCCGGACGCCCCCGTTCGGCTGGTCGCGCACTCGCTCGGTGCCCGACCCGCGCTCGCCTGTCTCGACGAACTCGCGGACCGGGAGGCGACGGTGCAGTCGTGTTCCTTGCTCGGCGCTGCCGTCAACTGTGACAGCGTCACCGACGGCGGCCGGTGGGAAGACGGAGTCCGGGATGGAGCCGAGTGCGTCTACAACTACCACACAGCCGGTGACAGTACGCTAACTGTACTCTACCGGCCAGCGGAGTTCGGCACTGCAGCCCTCGGCGTCGACGGTGCGTGCGGTCCGACCCCCGGCACCTACGCCGACCACGACGTAACCGAAAAGGTCCGGAACCACTACACCTACCTCCAAGAAGACGGCGGCTGTCTCGACCGCGTGATCGGGGATTTCGCGTGACTGAGGGCCAGTAGAGTCCTGACGGAGTCCCCGCGAGCGCCGAGGGACCAACGGTCCCTCGAGCAGCCGGCGCTTCGCGCCGGCGACGCAGCGAGCGGGGGCCCGTCAGAGCGCGGACGCGCTCTGACGGAGATTTGAACTCACTCACTTCGCTTCGCTCGTTCGCTGCTCAAATCTCCGCGCGTCCGTTTCATCGACGCGGACGGTTCGCTACGCTCACCGTTATTGCGTCGATGAAAACGTCCTGACGGAGATTTGAACTCCGGTCCCTGGCTCCGCAAGCCAAGAGGATAGTCCACTACCCTATCAGGACTCACTCTCTTCTTTCGGGGTGCCAGATAAAGGGGTTACGATTCGGCCGCCTCCACTTAGTTGCGGATCGCCTTCGCTCGATTGCCGGACGGAGGTCCGTTTCTTGTGGAAATCAGCATTCTTATGCGAGCGGGAGTCGGGATTGTGGTATGGCCAAACAGGTCGCGGGACGGGACGCGGTGTCGGTCTCGGAACGGGTGGCCGACGCCTCGAACATTCTGGTGTTAGCGCCGTCGTTCCCGGACGGCGCCGCCGGCGTCTGCGTGGACCTGCTGGGCGGTGACGATCCGGCGTCGACGGCAGTGCTCGGGGTGACCTACACGCAGTCGCCGGGGAAGTGGGCCGCCGACTACGAGCGGGAGACTGGTACCCCACCGGCCGACGGGACGGTGATCAGCGTCGGTAGCTGGGGGTCCGAGGTCGAGACGGAGGCGAGCCAGTGGACGCTGGAGGGCGTCGAGCACGCCGGCGACCTGACGGCGCTGGGGGTCACGCTCAGCGACCACCTCACGGCCGACCGACCGGGCGGCCAGCGGCTCTGTTTCGACTCGCTGACCGCCCTCCTGCAGTTCGTCGAGGTGCGGCAGGCCTTCCAGTTCCTCCACGTCGTCACCGGGCGGGTGAGTTCCGCCGGTGCCGTCGGCCACTACCACCTCGATCCCGAGGCACACGACGAGCAGACGCTGGCGACGATTCGCGGGCTGTTCGACGCCGTCGTCGAGGTCGACGCGGACGGCGAGTGGACGGTCACCACCCGGTGAGACAAACGGCCGTTTGAGTCTCCGCAATCGCCTTTTTAGTGGGGGTCGACGGGACGGGTATGCGACGACGCAGTTTCCTGACAGTGACCGCATCCGCGACCGCACTCGGTCTCGCCGGCTGCGTCCAGGAGCCCGGCGACCGCGAGAACAGCACGGACGCGAACCCCGAAACCAGCGCGCAGGACGGCCCCGGGAGCCAGCCCGAGGGGACCGAGAACCCGAGCAACGGGACGGAGGATCCGAGCGAAACGGCGATGCCGGACTCCGATACGCCGACCGACGAGGGAACGGGAGCCGAGGAGGAGACGCCGACCGACGGGCACGGCAGCAGCGCGCAGGCCTGGGGCAGCAGCGGCCGCATGAACGGCGTCACGTTCTCCTTCACCTCACAGGGGCCTGAGACCGGCGAGAACCGAGACGTGGCCGACATCACGCGCGACGACGACGCGGGTGAGGTGATCGTCGACGGGACGATCAGCGGGAACAACAGCTGCAAGCGCGCCATGCTCGGCTCCGTCGAGTACGACGAGGGGGCGGGGACGCTGACCGTGGACGTCGAAACCACGAACATCGAGGGCTGTGAGATGGCCGCACAGGCACTCGTCGGCATCGACTACGAGGGGACCTTCGAGGTCGACGGCGAGCTTCCCTCGGAGATACAGGTCACCCACGAGGGGCGGTCGGTTGCGAGTGCGTCCTATGCCAGCGAGACCGCCGCGGCACCTCCGACCACGGACTCGACGTAGCCTTAAATACGAGACCGACCCAGCCCCGGGTATGGACGGAGAGGTGAGATCGTGGATTCGGCGGAGAACGCACGACAGCAGCGGGGTGAGCGGGCGACGGCAACGCTTAAACGGAGTCCAGCCCTGCAATTGGACAGACAGATGGGCGCGATAGAAGATATCTATGCGGATCTGGAGACCGACGAGGTCTCCGAGGAGGAGTTCCGGGAGGCCGTCGAGCAGAAGATCGAGCAGATGGGTGGCCTCGCGGACGAGGAGACCGCGGCCATGCTCATCGCCCACGAACTCAAAGACGGGGAGGTCAACGGGATTGCCGACATCGAACCCGGGATGGACGAGGTGAAGTTCATCGCGAAGGTGATGGCCGTCGGCGACCTGCGGACCTTCGAGCGCGACGGCGAGGACGAGGACGGCCGCGTCATCAACGTCGAAGTCGCCGACGAGACCGGTGCCGTCACCCTCTCCTTCTGGGACGAGCAGGCCGTTTCCATCGACGAGGGCCAGCTCGAAGTCGGCGACGTCCTCCGGATCAAGGGCCGACCCAAGGACGGCTACAACGGCCTCGAAGTGAGCGTCGACAAGGCCGAACCCGACGAAGACGAGGAGATCGACGTGCAACCCGGCGGGACGACGGGCATCGACGCGCTGACGCTGGGTCAGTCGGACGTGAACGTCCGCGGGCTGGTCCTCGATACGGAGTCGGTCCGCACCTTCGACCGCGACGACGGCTCCGAGGGCCGCGTGGCGAACCTCTCGATCGGCGACGAGACCGGCCGAATCCGGGTGACGATGTGGGACGAGCGGGCCGATCGCGCCGAGGAGTTGTCGGCCGGGACGGCCGTCGAGGTCGTCGACGGCTACGTCCGCGAACGCGACGGCGACCTCGAACTCCACGTCGGCGAACACGGGGCCGTCGAGGCAGTCGAGGAGACCGTCGAGTTCACGCCCGAGACCGCACCCATCGGCAACATCGAGATCGGCCAGACCGTCGATATCGGTGGTGTGATCCGAAGCGCCGACCCGAAACGCACCTTCGACCGCGACGACGGCTCGGAGGGGCAGGTCCGCAACGTCCGGGTACAGGACGAGACGGACGACATCCGCGTGGCGCTGTGGGGCGACAAGGCGGACAAGGAGATCCGGCCCGGCGACGAGGTATTCTTCGCCGACGTGGAGATCGACGACGGCTGGCAGGACGACCTCGAAGCGTCGGCGAACTGGCGGTCGACGGTCGTCGTCCTCGACGACGGGGCGACGACCCAGCCGACAGGCGGCGCTGGAAGCGAGACGGGGGCGGGAGAGCAGGACGCAGCAGAGACGGGGCTGGACGCGTTCGCCGACGGCGAATCCGCCGAGAGCGACGGCGGGACGGCGGCCGCAGTCGAAACGTCGGGTGACGCGGACGGTGCCGGCAGCGATGCCGGCGAGGACGGCGAGGTGGTCGAGTTCACGGGGACGGTCGTCCAGACGGGCGAGCCGGTCGTGCTTGACGACGGCGAGGAGACGATGAGCGTCGAGACGGGCGCGACGCTTCAGCTCGGCCAGGAGGTCACCGCACGCGGGCGGTTGTCGGACGGTCGGCTGGACGCCGAGGATGTGTTCTGAGGACGGGGCGGTTGCCAGAGAGACTCACGGAAAGCCTTAAGACTGCGACAGTCCCGGTATGCGGTATGAGCGTCGAGCTTCCGTTCGCGCCGGTCGACACGGTCATTCGACGGAACGCAGGGACGCTTCGGGTCAGCGCCGAAGCGGCCGAGGAACTGGCGCGGCGGATCCAGCGACGGGGCGCACGCCTCGCCGTCGACGCCGCCGAGCGGGCGACCGCCGACGGGCGGAAGACGTTGATGGCGTCCGATTTCGGCGTCTCGTCCGTGCCCGACAAGGACACGCTCGAACTGCCGGTCGCACCGGTCGACCGGATCGCACGGCTCGACATCGACGACTCCTATCGGGTGTCGATGGACGCCCGGATCGCGCTCGCCGATCAACTCGAAACCTTCGCCGACGACGTGGCCGCGGCCGCGACGGAACTGGCGCGCCACGCCGACCGCCGAACCGTCAAGGCCGAGGACGTGGAAGCGTACTTCGAACTGGCCCAGTACTTCGGATGAACTTCGGCTACCACGAGGATTGTCTCGAACACCAGACCGGCTACCGCCACCCGGAGAGTCCCGACCGCCTCCGGGCGATCCGGCGCGCCCTCTCGCGACAGCACGGTGTCAAGTACGTCGCCGCCGACCACGCGCCAGAGTCTGCCGTCACCGCCGTCCACGACGCCGGCTACGTCGACGCGATCAAGGATTTTTGCGCGGACGGGGGCGGTGACTGGGACGACGACACCGTCGCCGTCGAGGCGACCTGGGACGCCGCACTGGCTGCGGCCGGCCAGGCGATGTGGGCCGCAGAGCGCGCACTGGCCGGCGACGACGGTCGTGACACGCCCTTCGCGCTGGGCCGCCCACCCGGCCACCACGCCGTCGAAGACGACGCCATGGGCTTCTGTTTCGTCAACAACGCCGCCGTCGCCGCGCAGGCGGTCATCGACGACGGCGACGCCGACCGCGTCGCCATCCTCGACTGGGACGTCCACCACGGTAACGGCATCCACGACATCTTCTACGACGCCGACGACGTGTTCTACTGCTCCATCCACGAGGACGGCCTCTACCCCGGGAGTGGCGACGTGGACGAGACCGGCGAAGGTGACGGCGAGGGAACGACGATGAACGTTCCGCTGCTGCCCGGCTGTGGCGACCCCGACTACTGTGCCGCCATCGACGACTTCGTCGGTCCCGAGTTCGTCACGTTCGACCCCGACCTGATCCTCGTCAGCGCCGGGTTCGACGCCCACCGCCACGATCCGATCTCCCGGATGCGCGTCTCGACGGAGGGGTACGGCGCGCTCACGACACGGATGCGAGACGTTGCCGAGGCGGCCGACGCCGGCCTCGGGTTCGTGCTGGAAGGCGGCTACGGACTCGACACGCTCGCCGAGAGCGTCACGATGGTCCACGAGGTGTTCGACGGTCGCGAGCCGGTCGAGCCCGAGGACGAGGTCAAAGACCGCGCGAAATCGATCTTCGCCGACCTCCGGGATCAGGGCTTCGGCGAGAAGTAGCGAGCGAGTGCCGTACCGAACGGGGCTGCCAGTTCCGCGACGTCGTCACCGACCAGCACGTCGTAGCCGTCTTCGAGCGCGCTCTCGACGTGAGCGCCGAGCGCCACTTCGAAGAGCGCGTCGCTCGTCAGGAACTCGTGCGCGCTGGTATACTCGCGTTCCCGCTCGACGACGTAGCGGTCCTCGGCGATAAACGGGCCGTAGGGCGGGTCAGTGGATTCGGTTCGGGAGTCGTCGGCGTACTTCTCGTAGAATCCGCGAGCGTGCTCGCGGACGTGGACGGGCGGGCCGTCGTGGCGCTCGATAGCGGGGCGCTCGGCGACAGCGAGTTCGAGAAAGAGGACGGCCCGGTCGTCGGCGAACGCAGCACTGCGGAACACGTCGAACCCGCGGCGGTCGAGTTCGTCGGCGACACCGTGCCGTGACTTGCGGAGCTGGGGCCAGAGCTGATCGTCGACGAGATCCGGCGCGTCGAAGACGACGGCGACCGGCGTGGTTCCACGGGCGGTGAGGGCCTCGCGGACGCCGTCGGCGTCGAGGGGGTCCGGCTCGTCGGGCTCGAACAGGGCCTCGCGGGGGTCGGCCAGTAACTCGCGGGCGTAGTGCTGGAGGCGGGCGACGTTCGCGGGGGAGAGCGCGGCGGCGACGTTACGCTCGGGGTCGGTGGGGTCGATGACGACGAGCGGATCCTCGAAGGTCGCCTCGGCGTGGTCCGCTGGGTCGAGTTCGACCGGCGGATGCCAGTCGGTAGCGGCCTCGACGAGCGCACGGAACCCGCCGTACTCGAGGACCAGTAGCTCCGTGAGGTAGCCGGAGACGCCGCGGGTCTTCAGGTCCGCGCCGTAGACGCCGATCCCCTTCAGGAAGGCCTTGGCGACCCGGACCTCGGCGGCGAGGTCGTCGTCCAGTCGCTCGTCGAGATAGGCGGTGTGGAAGGGGGTGCGGTCGACGGCCGACTGGATGGCGGTCGCGTCGGCCACGTCGTAGCAGGGCACCAGATCGACGGAGAACCCCTCGAACTCGCCGACGGTGTAGGGGTGTTCGGCGTACTCCTCGCGGCCGTCGGGGAGGACCTCGCGGCCGACCTGCAGGCCGTACTCCTCCAGTCGGTCGCGTTCCAGATCGGCAGGGAACTGGACGAACAGATCTACGTCGCGGTCGCCGGCCAGCCAGGTTCCCCGGGCGGTAGAGCCGACGAGTACCGTGTCGGTCTCGACGGGTAACTCGTCGGCGGCGGCCTCGGTGCGCTCGGTGAGGCGCTCGGTAACGGCCCTGAGCCGCTCGCGTTCCTCGTCGTCGGGCGTGACCCGCTCGCGGACGGCCGCGACGACGGCGTCGAACTCCTCGCTCATGGGATGCCGTATCCCGTGACCCCGTGAAAGCGTGTCGATGCCGCCCGAAAGCGAAAGCCCTATCAAATAACTCCGGCTACTCTGTGATGCCTGCGAACGTGCCGCCGTAGCTCAGCTGGTAGAGCACCTCGCTGTTACGGTGAGGAGGTCTCGCCTGTTCACCGCAGAGACGAGGTTGTCCCAGGTTCGAACCCTGGCGGTGGCGCTTCTCCCAATCTCACTTCATGAGCCACGGGTTCACTCGTCGACACCGGCCACCTGCGAACGGCCCGGCACACGCACCGGGAACGGTGATCCCGAAGGCTAAAGGCCGGGCGCGCAGAATCCGCGGACAGAGGGCCCTTAGCTTAGTCTGGTTAGAGCACCCGGCTCATACCAATCACTGACAGCGGTCAGGGATTGTGGGTAACCGGGCGGTCGGTGGTTCAAATCCGCCAGGGCCCATCGACTTCGCTGCGAGCGCTCCGCGAGCAGCGAATCGTGTCCCTGGCGGTTTGAAGCAGACGACGAGCGAGTGGAACGAGCGAAGTCGGCGAGGTTCAAACCGCCAGGGCCCAATAGAGTTTGTGACGACGTTTAGCGCCTCCAATCGAATTATCTCGACGCAACCGAGAGTGGGGCAGAGTATTACGCTTCGAACCCGTCCTCGAACCTGAAGACGCCGTCCTGCTGCACCACGTTGCCGTCGACTTCGATGCGGGAGTCCTCGCTCATGTCGACGATCATGTCCACGTGCTGGGCGCTCTGGTTCTGGGTGTTGTCCTCGCCGACGGTCTCCTCGTAGGCCCGGCCGACGGCCATGTGGACGGTGTCGCCCATCTTCTCGTCGAACAGCATGTTGTAGGTGAACCGGTCGATGTCGCGGTTCATCCCGATCCCCAGCTCCCCGAGCCGTTTCGCGCCGGGGTCGGTTTCCAGAATCGACTCCAGGACCGCCTCGTTCTTTTCGGCGTCGTACTCCACGACCTCGCCGTCCTCGAAGACCAGTCGCGCACCGAGGACCTCGCGGCCGTTCTGGTAGACCGGTTTGTCGAACAGCACTTCGCCCTCGACGGAGTCGGGGACGGGCGCGGTGAACACCTCACCGCCGGGGAGGTTGTGCGTGTTCGTGTCGTTGAGGGCGTGGTTGCCCGCGATGGACATGGTCACGTCGGTCGTCTCGCCCGAGACGATCCGCACTTCCTCGCCGTCTTCGAGGATCTCGACCATGTGCTCCTGGAACTGTTCCTGTTCGTCCCAGTCTTTCAGGATGGCGTCGTAGACGAAGTTCTCGTAGGCCTCGGTGCTCATCTCGGCGAGCTGGGCGTTCGCGGGCGTAGGGTGCTGGGTGAGCGTCCAGCGGTCGGTGAGCCGTTCGTTCAGGATGGGGCTGTGGGCCTGCTGGTACTCGGCGGTCGTGTCGCTGTCCACGTCGTCCATCTCGGTGACGTTGGCGTTGGCCCGGATGACGACGTGGCAGTCGGCTTCCTCGACCAGCGCCTGCTCGTGGCCGGGCGTCTCGAACTCGACGTCGGCCTGATCGGCCGAGCGGAGGTAGCCCCGGATGGCCCGGCCGCTCCGGTTCGTCCGGAGGGTGACGGGGTGGGCACCGCGGTCGCCCGCGAGTTCGTACAGCGCGACGATCAGGTCGTCTGCGGCCGGTTCGGCCTTGATAACGAGGTTGTCGCCGGCGCTCAGATCGACGGCGTCTGCGAGCACCTGCGCGTGTTCGCGGATACGTGGGTCCATGTCACGGCAGATGGTCGGTTTGCGGTAATCGTTTTCGGAAGGTAGCGAGGCGCGATCGAAGCGAGCGGCTCGTCGATTGCGAGCGGGGAAGACGAGGTCGTCGACCTCGATTCTCGCGAGCTCCGCCCGCGAGAACGCGCCGACCCGCCAGCAACGAGGACGGGCGACGCGAGTCCTCGATACGAGTGAACGGCGACCAA
This Halorientalis sp. IM1011 DNA region includes the following protein-coding sequences:
- a CDS encoding translation initiation factor IF-2 subunit beta, whose product is MDYDVALDRAYEALPERTATQQRLQIPDPAAQEDGAFTRLTNLKAIADELSRDPEHVHRYVQREFGTNGDFDGDRSRYNGTFSAADFEAVLDAYAEEYVICSECGLPDTKLTTEDRTQMLRCEACGAFRPVDKRSTKSSSQSNTATLEEGETYQVKITGMGRKGDGVAEKGKYRIFVPGTSEGDVVQVYIDNISGTLAFARPVQ
- a CDS encoding DUF726 domain-containing protein, with amino-acid sequence MSWLPLDALSMGTDAPQEFPMIRDGELRGSFPPDPSELVVYVHGWLEGMTGDAAAQANAVAGAVEALGYDATVVGFTYPANLPLWYPSKTIAARKGRELAAWVQAFSAECPDAPVRLVAHSLGARPALACLDELADREATVQSCSLLGAAVNCDSVTDGGRWEDGVRDGAECVYNYHTAGDSTLTVLYRPAEFGTAALGVDGACGPTPGTYADHDVTEKVRNHYTYLQEDGGCLDRVIGDFA
- the azf gene encoding NAD-dependent glucose-6-phosphate dehydrogenase Azf, with amino-acid sequence MDDPVLLTGAGGRVGEAILQGLGEAYDWRLLYHNPPDEEPDHEYLVGDVIDEETVREAVDGVGAIIHLAGDPRPSAPWKSVLSNNIDGTQKMYEAAVEAGVERFVYASSNHAVGAFETDERTPEMYRPHDDYRLDGTELPRPGNLYGVSKATGEVLGRYYHDEHGIKVCNVRIGNLTEGHPPIDYERGQAMWLSYPDCAHLHERTLEADYEFEIVYGISDNDRKYYSLERAKEALGYDPQDNSAEWDGDEHVADYER
- a CDS encoding single-stranded DNA binding protein, with protein sequence MGAIEDIYADLETDEVSEEEFREAVEQKIEQMGGLADEETAAMLIAHELKDGEVNGIADIEPGMDEVKFIAKVMAVGDLRTFERDGEDEDGRVINVEVADETGAVTLSFWDEQAVSIDEGQLEVGDVLRIKGRPKDGYNGLEVSVDKAEPDEDEEIDVQPGGTTGIDALTLGQSDVNVRGLVLDTESVRTFDRDDGSEGRVANLSIGDETGRIRVTMWDERADRAEELSAGTAVEVVDGYVRERDGDLELHVGEHGAVEAVEETVEFTPETAPIGNIEIGQTVDIGGVIRSADPKRTFDRDDGSEGQVRNVRVQDETDDIRVALWGDKADKEIRPGDEVFFADVEIDDGWQDDLEASANWRSTVVVLDDGATTQPTGGAGSETGAGEQDAAETGLDAFADGESAESDGGTAAAVETSGDADGAGSDAGEDGEVVEFTGTVVQTGEPVVLDDGEETMSVETGATLQLGQEVTARGRLSDGRLDAEDVF
- a CDS encoding histone deacetylase, whose product is MNFGYHEDCLEHQTGYRHPESPDRLRAIRRALSRQHGVKYVAADHAPESAVTAVHDAGYVDAIKDFCADGGGDWDDDTVAVEATWDAALAAAGQAMWAAERALAGDDGRDTPFALGRPPGHHAVEDDAMGFCFVNNAAVAAQAVIDDGDADRVAILDWDVHHGNGIHDIFYDADDVFYCSIHEDGLYPGSGDVDETGEGDGEGTTMNVPLLPGCGDPDYCAAIDDFVGPEFVTFDPDLILVSAGFDAHRHDPISRMRVSTEGYGALTTRMRDVAEAADAGLGFVLEGGYGLDTLAESVTMVHEVFDGREPVEPEDEVKDRAKSIFADLRDQGFGEK
- a CDS encoding DUF309 domain-containing protein, with amino-acid sequence METALRVGIAIYNAGDYHEAHDAWEDHWLALDTGTDDERFLHGLIQFTAAVHHATERNWAGATGLAESAGEYLADLPADYRGVDVAAVREYLPALRADPERIERGSPLELTHEGEVVLPDDLDFQESATAATVYAEDGPFDESVLERGIEYARTDLDAGEGTSPFVTFVMDFARDGTNRGIVYQRLSERVERRQRRETDVDGLF
- a CDS encoding alpha/beta hydrolase; the encoded protein is MSDHSDRERGSSSRIDRRSVLRGIAAGGTAAVGVGAMSGTASAAEEQCAFGLNLEEAPDEYPVVERDPGFLGIGAGGLSETGDVPEGEDEVVVYIHGWLELFTGGAADQGYTLQRALRDAGSDIATLAYNYPSSSPNWWGQKDGAETSGREFASWLQSYREENPDTDVRLIVHSLGARAGAGLLDELVNEMGGEPVRSLEILGGAISREAVTVDGEFGDALANGAEEVNNYWSSGDNILDEIFQIGEFGTEAVGAKGAPEDAETPDNYNDIDVTGIVRGHCLYYDPDRGCIDTVVENFPEGFQGGGDPGDKFDDWF
- the cca gene encoding CCA tRNA nucleotidyltransferase, whose product is MSEEFDAVVAAVRERVTPDDEERERLRAVTERLTERTEAAADELPVETDTVLVGSTARGTWLAGDRDVDLFVQFPADLERDRLEEYGLQVGREVLPDGREEYAEHPYTVGEFEGFSVDLVPCYDVADATAIQSAVDRTPFHTAYLDERLDDDLAAEVRVAKAFLKGIGVYGADLKTRGVSGYLTELLVLEYGGFRALVEAATDWHPPVELDPADHAEATFEDPLVVIDPTDPERNVAAALSPANVARLQHYARELLADPREALFEPDEPDPLDADGVREALTARGTTPVAVVFDAPDLVDDQLWPQLRKSRHGVADELDRRGFDVFRSAAFADDRAVLFLELAVAERPAIERHDGPPVHVREHARGFYEKYADDSRTESTDPPYGPFIAEDRYVVEREREYTSAHEFLTSDALFEVALGAHVESALEDGYDVLVGDDVAELAAPFGTALARYFSPKP
- a CDS encoding histone yields the protein MSVELPFAPVDTVIRRNAGTLRVSAEAAEELARRIQRRGARLAVDAAERATADGRKTLMASDFGVSSVPDKDTLELPVAPVDRIARLDIDDSYRVSMDARIALADQLETFADDVAAAATELARHADRRTVKAEDVEAYFELAQYFG